A part of Neoarius graeffei isolate fNeoGra1 chromosome 8, fNeoGra1.pri, whole genome shotgun sequence genomic DNA contains:
- the LOC132889996 gene encoding uncharacterized protein LOC132889996, whose translation MAGFWNLILIFSAIYPVQPGRRWVTAQSLKESGVYQPDKELSVDFGDSATLQCCVSEKKFGMMAWFKQPTRKKPQFIVKFFKTSGETFGSGFQKSRFQIERSSNCFNLTILNTTQSDEAMYYCALMTPNLVFADGTYLKIKGEHVTIESETSKPALGDNSVGCEPTLHGNSTNTNTQEKTALGLGTALGLCALLIFCLIYFILRRRKCDKMNTSREDSSGMRQEFKTETVNYAALQFPLRKAKAEKRKIVLSENCVYSDVK comes from the exons ATGGCTGGTTTCTGGAACTTAATTCTGATCTTCAGTGCCATCT atccaGTCCAACCTGGTAGACGCTGGGTTACTGCACAATCCCTCAAAGAGTCAGGAGTTTATCAGCCTGATAAAGAGCTCAGTGTGGATTTCGGAGACTCGGCGACTCTGCAGTGTTGTGTTTCTGAAAAGAAATTTGGGATGATGGCCTGGTTTAAGCAGCCAACAAGAAAAAAACCTCAATTTATTGTCAAATTCTTTAAAACTTCTGGAGAAACATTTGGCAGTGGATTCCAAAAGTCACGTTTCCAAATAGAAAGATCTTCAAACTGCTTCAATTTGACCATTTTAAACACCACTCAGTCTGATGAAGCCATGTActactgtgcactgatgacaccCAACCTTGTGTTTGCAGATGGAACGTATTTAAAAATTAAAG GTGAACATGTTACTATTGAATCAGAAACATCTAAACCAGCTCTGGGTGATAATTCAGTGGGCTGTGAACCAACACTGCATGGAAACAGCACTAACACGAACACACAAGAGAAAACAG CGCTTGGTCTGGGCACGGCTTTGGGTTTGTGTGCACTTCTGATTTTCTGTCTCATTTATTTCATACTGAGGAGAAGAAAATGTGATAAAA TGAACACTTCTCGAGAAGATTCTTCAGGAATGAGGCAG GAATTTAAGACTGAAACGGTGAATTACGCAGCTTTACAATTTCCCCTGAGGAAAGCCAAAGCTGAAAAAAGGAAAATTGTTTTATCAGAGAATTGTGTGTACTCTGATGTGAAATAA